A section of the Saliniramus fredricksonii genome encodes:
- the rpsJ gene encoding 30S ribosomal protein S10 produces the protein MNGQNIRIRLKAFDHRVLDASTREIVSTAKRTGAQVRGPIPLPTRIERFTVLRSPHIDKKSREQFEMRTHKRVLDIVDPTPQTVDALMKLDLAAGVDVEIKL, from the coding sequence ATGAACGGTCAAAATATCCGTATTCGCCTGAAGGCGTTCGATCATCGCGTGCTTGACGCGTCGACACGTGAAATCGTGTCAACCGCCAAGCGCACGGGTGCTCAGGTTCGCGGGCCCATCCCGCTTCCGACCCGGATCGAGCGTTTCACGGTTTTGCGTTCGCCGCACATCGACAAGAAGTCGCGCGAACAGTTCGAGATGCGCACACACAAGCGCGTTCTCGATATCGTCGATCCCACCCCGCAGACCGTGGACGCGCTGATGAAGCTCGACCTCGCGGCGGGTGTGGATGTGGAGATCAAGCTCTGA
- the rpsQ gene encoding 30S ribosomal protein S17 has product MPKRVLQGVVVSDKQDKTVVVKVERRFTHPLLKKTVRRSKNFHAHDENNVAKTGDVVLIEEGRPMSKLKSWVLVQEAPKG; this is encoded by the coding sequence ATGCCGAAGCGCGTATTGCAGGGCGTCGTCGTCAGCGACAAGCAGGACAAGACTGTTGTCGTTAAGGTCGAGCGCCGTTTCACGCACCCTCTTCTGAAGAAGACGGTGCGTCGTTCGAAGAACTTTCATGCTCATGACGAGAACAACGTCGCCAAGACCGGCGATGTGGTTCTCATCGAGGAGGGGCGCCCCATGTCCAAACTCAAGAGCTGGGTTCTCGTTCAGGAAGCCCCGAAGGGCTGA
- the rpsS gene encoding 30S ribosomal protein S19 — protein MARSIKKGPFVDGYLLKKAEAARESGRNDVIKIWSRRSTILPQFVGLTFGVYNGHKHIPVSVSEEMVGHKFGEFSPTRTFPGHAADKKAKRR, from the coding sequence ATGGCACGTTCAATCAAGAAGGGGCCGTTCGTTGACGGCTATCTTCTCAAGAAGGCCGAGGCGGCTCGTGAATCGGGTCGCAACGACGTCATCAAGATCTGGAGCCGTCGCTCCACGATCCTTCCGCAGTTCGTTGGGCTCACTTTCGGTGTGTACAACGGACACAAACACATTCCTGTCAGCGTGAGCGAGGAGATGGTGGGCCACAAGTTCGGCGAGTTTTCGCCGACGCGCACCTTCCCGGGCCATGCGGCGGACAAGAAGGCGAAGAGGCGGTAA
- the rplE gene encoding 50S ribosomal protein L5: MAEASVIDYAPRLRKHYDEVVRPKLQEEFGYKNPMQVPTIDKIVINMGVGESVADSKKASSAAGDLALIAGQAPVVTRARKAISSFKVREGMPIGCKVTLRKVRMYEFLDRLVNIALPRVRDFRGLNPKSFDGRGNYAFGIKEHIVFPEINYDKVEQIWGMDVIVATTAKTDEEARALLRHFEFPFRQ; encoded by the coding sequence ATGGCTGAGGCTTCTGTGATCGACTACGCGCCGCGGTTGCGCAAGCACTACGACGAGGTTGTGCGTCCGAAGCTCCAGGAGGAGTTCGGCTACAAGAACCCGATGCAGGTTCCCACGATCGACAAGATCGTGATCAATATGGGTGTCGGCGAATCCGTTGCCGATTCGAAGAAGGCATCGTCGGCTGCGGGCGATCTCGCCCTGATCGCCGGCCAGGCTCCGGTCGTGACCCGCGCGCGCAAGGCGATATCATCGTTCAAGGTGCGTGAGGGCATGCCGATCGGCTGCAAGGTGACGCTTCGCAAGGTCCGGATGTACGAGTTCCTCGACCGTCTGGTGAACATTGCGCTGCCGCGCGTACGCGACTTCCGCGGGCTCAATCCGAAGTCCTTCGATGGGCGCGGCAATTATGCTTTCGGAATCAAGGAGCACATCGTGTTCCCCGAGATCAACTACGACAAGGTCGAGCAGATCTGGGGCATGGACGTGATCGTCGCGACCACTGCGAAAACCGATGAAGAGGCGCGTGCTCTGCTGCGCCACTTCGAATTCCCGTTCCGGCAGTGA
- the rplB gene encoding 50S ribosomal protein L2 has protein sequence MALKSFKPITPGLRQLVIVDRSGLYKGKPEKSLTEGLSSKGGRNNTGRVTVRFRGGGHKRTYRVVDFKRRARLGDTATVQRIEYDPNRTAYIALIAYEDGEKAYILAPQRLSAGDKVTAAEQADIKPGNAMPIGNIPVGTVVHNIETKIGRGGSVARSAGSYAQIVGRDRGYVAVRLGSGEQRLVHGRCFATVGAVSNPDHMNISMGKAGRNRWLGKRPHNRGVVMNPIDHPHGGGEGRTSGGRHPVTPWGKPTKGHKTRSNKRTDKFIVTSRHARKKR, from the coding sequence ATGGCTTTGAAGAGTTTCAAACCGATCACGCCGGGCCTGCGTCAGCTCGTGATCGTCGACCGCTCGGGCCTCTACAAGGGCAAGCCCGAGAAATCCCTGACGGAGGGTCTGTCCTCCAAGGGTGGTCGTAACAATACGGGGCGCGTCACGGTGCGCTTCCGCGGTGGCGGCCACAAGCGCACCTATCGCGTGGTCGATTTCAAGCGCCGGGCGCGTCTGGGTGATACGGCAACCGTGCAGCGGATCGAATACGATCCCAACCGTACGGCCTATATCGCACTGATTGCCTATGAAGACGGCGAGAAGGCATATATCCTGGCGCCGCAGCGACTGTCAGCCGGTGACAAGGTCACCGCTGCGGAGCAGGCGGACATCAAGCCGGGTAACGCCATGCCGATCGGGAATATCCCCGTCGGGACGGTGGTGCACAATATCGAGACCAAGATCGGTCGCGGCGGCTCCGTCGCCCGGTCGGCGGGTTCCTATGCCCAGATCGTCGGTCGTGACCGCGGTTACGTCGCTGTGCGCCTGGGTTCCGGCGAGCAGCGTCTGGTGCATGGTCGCTGCTTCGCGACTGTCGGTGCGGTGTCGAACCCGGACCACATGAACATCTCGATGGGCAAGGCGGGCCGCAATCGCTGGCTCGGCAAGCGTCCGCACAATCGCGGCGTCGTGATGAACCCGATCGATCACCCGCATGGCGGTGGTGAGGGCCGGACTTCCGGCGGTCGCCATCCGGTCACGCCCTGGGGTAAGCCCACCAAGGGTCACAAGACCCGGTCCAACAAGCGGACGGACAAGTTCATTGTGACGAGCCGCCACGCCCGCAAGAAGAGGTAA
- the rplD gene encoding 50S ribosomal protein L4 produces MKIDITTLEGDNAGSVELDEAIFGLEPRADLIQRCVRWQLAKRRAGTHKVKTRSEIARTGKKMFRQKGTGNARHGNARVVQFRGGGRAFGPLPRDHAHDLPKKVRALALKHALSAKAKSDALIVVDDITAAEPKTKALRERFGKLGLANALFIGGAEVEANFKLAARSIPNIDVLPIQGINVYDILRREKLVLTKAAVDALEARFK; encoded by the coding sequence ATGAAGATCGATATCACCACGCTCGAAGGCGATAATGCCGGTTCGGTCGAGCTTGACGAGGCCATCTTCGGTCTGGAGCCGCGCGCCGACCTGATCCAGCGCTGCGTGCGCTGGCAGCTCGCCAAGCGTCGTGCCGGCACCCACAAGGTGAAGACGCGCAGCGAAATCGCGCGTACCGGCAAGAAGATGTTTCGCCAGAAGGGCACCGGTAACGCCCGTCACGGCAATGCCCGTGTCGTGCAGTTCCGCGGCGGTGGCCGGGCTTTCGGTCCGCTTCCGCGCGATCATGCGCATGATCTTCCCAAGAAGGTCCGCGCACTCGCGCTGAAGCACGCGCTTTCCGCCAAGGCGAAGAGCGATGCGCTGATCGTTGTCGACGATATCACGGCGGCCGAGCCCAAGACCAAGGCGCTCAGGGAGCGTTTCGGCAAGCTCGGGCTGGCCAATGCGCTGTTCATTGGCGGTGCCGAGGTGGAGGCCAACTTCAAGCTGGCCGCGCGCTCGATCCCGAATATCGACGTGTTGCCCATTCAGGGGATCAACGTCTATGACATTCTGCGTCGTGAGAAGCTGGTTCTCACGAAGGCGGCTGTGGATGCGCTGGAGGCGCGCTTCAAATGA
- a CDS encoding 50S ribosomal protein L23, producing MSIDPRHYDVIIAPVITEKATLLSEHNKVVFKVAPTATKPQIKSAVEKLFGVKVKAVNVAVTKGKVKVFRGIKGRRNDVKKAIVTLEEGQTIDVTTGL from the coding sequence ATGAGCATCGATCCGCGCCATTACGACGTGATCATCGCTCCGGTGATCACCGAGAAGGCCACCCTTCTTTCGGAGCATAACAAGGTCGTCTTCAAGGTGGCCCCCACTGCGACGAAGCCGCAGATCAAGTCCGCCGTCGAAAAGCTTTTCGGCGTCAAGGTGAAGGCAGTCAACGTCGCCGTCACCAAGGGCAAGGTCAAGGTCTTCCGTGGCATCAAGGGGCGCCGGAATGACGTCAAGAAAGCAATCGTCACCCTCGAAGAGGGCCAGACGATCGATGTGACTACGGGCCTTTGA
- the rplC gene encoding 50S ribosomal protein L3, giving the protein MRSGVIAQKLGMTRVFNDDGENIPVTVLKLDQCQVVAHRTKDKNGYVALQVGVGKAKVKNVSKAERGRFAQAQVEPKRKLAEFRVSEDAVIPVGAEILADHFVAGQFVDVTGTSTGKGFAGGMKRWNFAGLRASHGVSISHRSIGSTGANQDPGRVFKGKKMPGHLGAERVTTQNLKVVQTDPERGLILVAGAVPGVKGGYIHIRDAVKRALPEDAPRPGKFRENGAAAPEAAVEAADAAPVEQNGENA; this is encoded by the coding sequence ATGCGCTCAGGCGTCATCGCGCAAAAACTCGGGATGACCCGCGTCTTCAACGACGACGGTGAAAACATCCCGGTCACGGTCCTGAAGCTCGACCAATGTCAGGTGGTCGCGCATCGGACCAAGGACAAGAACGGCTACGTGGCGCTGCAGGTCGGCGTCGGCAAGGCCAAGGTCAAGAACGTCTCGAAAGCCGAGCGCGGTCGTTTCGCGCAGGCCCAGGTCGAGCCCAAGCGCAAGCTTGCGGAATTCCGCGTCAGCGAAGACGCCGTGATCCCGGTGGGGGCTGAAATCCTTGCCGATCACTTCGTGGCGGGCCAGTTCGTCGATGTGACGGGCACCTCCACGGGTAAGGGTTTCGCGGGCGGCATGAAGCGCTGGAACTTTGCGGGTCTGCGTGCTTCACACGGCGTCTCGATCTCGCACCGTTCGATCGGTTCGACGGGTGCGAACCAGGATCCCGGGCGCGTGTTCAAGGGCAAGAAGATGCCTGGGCATCTCGGTGCCGAGCGCGTGACCACGCAGAACCTGAAGGTCGTTCAGACCGATCCGGAGCGGGGGCTGATCCTCGTGGCCGGTGCGGTTCCGGGCGTGAAGGGCGGATATATCCATATCCGTGATGCCGTGAAGCGCGCGCTTCCCGAGGACGCGCCGCGTCCGGGCAAGTTCCGCGAGAACGGTGCCGCCGCACCTGAGGCCGCAGTCGAGGCCGCCGATGCAGCGCCGGTCGAGCAGAACGGGGAGAATGCGTGA
- the rplV gene encoding 50S ribosomal protein L22: MGKPATPRALGETEAKAVLRMLRVSPQKLNLVAQLIRGKKVATALADLEFSRKRIARDVKKCLESAIANAENNHDLDVDDLVVKEAFVGKALVMKRFHARARGRGARILKPFSNLTIVVREQAEQA; this comes from the coding sequence ATGGGCAAGCCGGCTACCCCCCGCGCGCTGGGTGAAACCGAGGCCAAGGCGGTTCTGCGCATGCTTCGTGTGAGCCCGCAGAAGCTGAATCTCGTGGCGCAGCTCATTCGCGGCAAGAAGGTCGCGACCGCGCTCGCCGATCTCGAGTTTTCCCGCAAGCGCATCGCACGCGACGTGAAGAAGTGCCTCGAGAGCGCCATCGCCAATGCCGAGAACAACCATGATCTCGACGTGGACGATCTGGTGGTCAAGGAGGCCTTCGTGGGCAAGGCGCTGGTCATGAAGCGCTTTCACGCCCGGGCCCGCGGACGCGGTGCGCGTATCCTGAAGCCTTTCTCGAACCTCACCATCGTGGTTCGTGAACAAGCCGAACAGGCCTGA
- the rplN gene encoding 50S ribosomal protein L14, whose amino-acid sequence MIQMQTNLEVADNSGARRVMCIKVLGGSKRKYASVGDIIVVSVKEAIPRGRVKKGDVMRAVVVRTAKDIRRQDGSVIRFDRNAAVLVNNNKEPVGTRIFGPVPRELRAKNHMKIISLAPEVL is encoded by the coding sequence ATGATCCAGATGCAGACCAATCTCGAGGTCGCCGATAATTCCGGCGCCCGTCGTGTCATGTGCATCAAGGTTCTGGGCGGTTCGAAGCGTAAATATGCTTCGGTCGGTGATATCATTGTCGTCTCCGTCAAGGAGGCGATCCCGCGCGGTCGTGTGAAGAAGGGCGACGTCATGCGCGCCGTCGTCGTGCGCACGGCGAAGGACATTCGACGTCAGGACGGCTCCGTGATCCGCTTCGACCGCAATGCGGCCGTGTTGGTCAATAACAACAAGGAGCCCGTCGGCACGCGTATCTTCGGCCCGGTTCCGCGCGAACTGCGCGCCAAGAACCACATGAAGATCATCTCGCTGGCGCCGGAGGTGCTGTGA
- the fusA gene encoding elongation factor G codes for MARYTPISNYRNFGIMAHIDAGKTTTTERILFYTGKSHKIGEVHDGAATMDWMSQEQERGITITSAATTCFWRDHRLNIIDTPGHVDFTIEVERSLRVLDGAICVLDGNQGVEPQTETVWRQADKYDVPRVVFVNKMDKIGADFFNCVEDIIKRVAGKPVCLQLPIGAEADFKGVIDLIRMKAIIWEEETLGAKFRDDEIPADLQDQAAEYRTRLIEACVELDDDAMTAYLDGEEPSEEKLVELVRKAVQERAFHPVMCGSAFKNKGVQPLLDAVVDYLPSPVDRGAIKGLHPDTEEPITRDPSDESPFSMLAFKIMDDPFVGTITFCRVYSGTVESGTSVLNPLRDKKERVGRMLLMHANNREDIKVAMAGDIVALASLKETRTGDTLCDSSKPVVLEKMEFPEPVIEIAIEPKSKADQEKLGLALSKLAAEDPSFRVSTDFESGQTILKGMGELHLDIKVDILKRTYKVDANIGAPQVAYRETITRAAEIDYTHKKQTGGTGQFARVKFNVSPAEPGEGFSFESKIIGGAVPKEYIPGVQKGLESVLGAGVVAGFPVVDVKVELIDGAFHEVDSSALAFEIASRAALREALQKGSSVLLEPVMKVEVTTPEDYTGSVIGDLNSRRGQIQGQDMRGNAVVINAMVPLANMFGYVNTLRSMSQGRANYTMLFDHYEQVPSNVAAEVQAKYA; via the coding sequence ATGGCCCGATATACGCCCATCTCCAATTACCGCAATTTCGGCATCATGGCCCATATCGATGCGGGCAAGACGACGACGACCGAGCGGATCCTGTTCTACACGGGCAAGTCGCACAAGATCGGCGAAGTCCATGATGGTGCCGCGACGATGGACTGGATGTCGCAGGAGCAGGAGCGTGGCATCACGATCACCTCGGCTGCGACGACCTGCTTCTGGCGCGATCATCGCCTGAACATCATCGACACCCCCGGCCACGTCGACTTCACAATCGAGGTCGAGCGTTCCCTGCGCGTGCTCGACGGGGCGATCTGCGTCCTCGACGGCAACCAGGGGGTCGAGCCGCAGACCGAGACGGTCTGGCGCCAGGCGGACAAATACGATGTTCCGCGCGTCGTCTTTGTCAACAAGATGGACAAGATCGGCGCCGATTTCTTCAATTGCGTCGAGGACATCATCAAGCGCGTGGCCGGCAAGCCGGTCTGCCTGCAGCTGCCGATCGGTGCCGAAGCGGATTTCAAGGGTGTCATCGACCTGATCCGCATGAAGGCGATCATCTGGGAAGAAGAGACGCTCGGCGCGAAATTCCGCGACGACGAGATCCCGGCTGATCTGCAGGATCAGGCTGCCGAGTATCGCACCAGGCTGATCGAGGCCTGCGTCGAGCTCGACGACGACGCGATGACGGCCTATCTCGACGGCGAAGAGCCCTCCGAGGAGAAGCTCGTCGAACTCGTCCGCAAGGCGGTTCAGGAACGCGCCTTCCATCCGGTCATGTGCGGCTCCGCCTTCAAGAACAAGGGCGTCCAGCCCCTGCTCGACGCGGTGGTGGATTACCTGCCTTCGCCGGTCGATCGTGGCGCCATCAAGGGTCTGCATCCCGATACCGAAGAGCCGATCACGCGTGATCCCTCTGACGAATCACCCTTCTCGATGCTGGCCTTCAAGATCATGGACGACCCCTTCGTCGGCACGATCACATTCTGCCGCGTCTATTCCGGCACGGTCGAATCCGGCACCTCGGTGTTGAACCCGCTGCGCGACAAGAAGGAGCGCGTCGGACGCATGCTCCTTATGCATGCCAACAACCGCGAGGACATCAAGGTTGCGATGGCAGGCGACATCGTCGCGCTGGCCAGCCTGAAGGAGACGCGCACCGGTGACACCCTGTGCGACTCGTCGAAGCCGGTGGTTCTTGAAAAGATGGAATTTCCGGAGCCGGTCATCGAGATCGCGATCGAGCCGAAATCCAAGGCCGACCAGGAAAAGCTGGGTCTCGCCCTGTCGAAGCTCGCGGCGGAGGATCCCTCCTTCCGCGTCTCCACGGATTTCGAAAGCGGTCAGACCATTCTCAAGGGCATGGGCGAGCTGCATCTCGACATCAAGGTCGACATCCTGAAGCGCACCTACAAGGTCGACGCCAATATCGGCGCGCCGCAGGTGGCCTATCGCGAGACGATTACGCGTGCGGCGGAAATCGACTACACACACAAGAAGCAGACCGGTGGTACCGGCCAGTTCGCGCGGGTGAAGTTCAATGTCTCGCCCGCCGAGCCGGGTGAGGGCTTTTCCTTCGAATCCAAGATCATCGGTGGTGCCGTTCCGAAGGAATACATCCCCGGCGTTCAGAAGGGTCTGGAGTCGGTCCTCGGGGCCGGCGTCGTGGCGGGCTTCCCCGTCGTCGATGTCAAGGTCGAGCTGATCGATGGTGCCTTCCATGAAGTCGACTCCTCGGCGCTGGCCTTCGAAATCGCTTCCCGCGCCGCTTTGCGCGAGGCGCTGCAGAAGGGGTCTTCGGTCCTTCTCGAGCCGGTGATGAAGGTCGAGGTGACGACGCCGGAAGATTATACCGGCTCGGTCATCGGCGATCTGAATTCCCGCCGCGGCCAGATCCAGGGCCAGGACATGCGCGGCAACGCGGTGGTCATCAATGCGATGGTGCCGCTTGCCAACATGTTCGGCTACGTGAACACGCTGCGCTCCATGAGCCAGGGTCGCGCCAATTACACCATGCTGTTCGATCACTACGAGCAGGTCCCTTCCAACGTGGCTGCAGAGGTTCAGGCGAAATACGCCTGA
- the tuf gene encoding elongation factor Tu, which produces MAKEKFERNKPHCNIGTIGHVDHGKTSLTAAITKVLAESGGASFMAYDTIDKAPEEKARGITISTAHVEYETANRHYAHVDCPGHADYVKNMITGAAQMDGAILVVSAADGPMPQTREHILLARQVGVPGLVVFLNKVDMVDDEELLELVELEVRELLSSYEFPGDDIPITKGSALCALEDRSPEIGRDAVLALMETVDSYIPTPERPIDQPFLMPIEDVFSISGRGTVVTGRVERGIVKVGEEVEIIGIRDTVKTTVTGVEMFRKLLDQGQAGDNVGVLLRGTKREDVERGQVLCKPGSVKPHKKFKAEAYILTKEEGGRHTPFFNNYRPQFYFRTTDVTGIVQLPEGTEMVMPGDNVAMEVELIVPIAMEEKLRFAIREGGRTVGAGVVAAVLD; this is translated from the coding sequence ATGGCCAAGGAAAAGTTTGAACGTAACAAGCCGCACTGCAACATCGGCACGATTGGTCACGTTGACCACGGCAAGACGTCGCTGACTGCGGCGATTACGAAGGTTCTGGCGGAGTCTGGTGGTGCGTCATTCATGGCGTATGACACGATTGACAAGGCTCCTGAGGAGAAGGCGCGCGGGATCACGATTTCGACGGCGCATGTCGAGTACGAGACGGCGAACCGTCACTATGCGCATGTTGATTGCCCCGGCCACGCGGACTACGTGAAGAACATGATCACGGGTGCTGCGCAGATGGATGGCGCGATTCTTGTGGTTTCTGCGGCTGACGGTCCGATGCCGCAGACGCGTGAGCACATTCTTCTTGCGCGTCAGGTTGGTGTTCCGGGACTGGTTGTCTTCCTCAACAAGGTTGACATGGTTGATGACGAGGAGCTTCTTGAGCTTGTCGAGCTTGAGGTTCGCGAGCTTCTGTCGAGCTACGAGTTCCCCGGCGACGACATTCCGATCACCAAGGGTTCTGCGCTGTGCGCGCTGGAGGATCGTTCTCCGGAGATTGGCCGTGACGCGGTTCTTGCGCTGATGGAGACGGTTGACTCGTACATTCCGACGCCTGAGCGTCCGATTGACCAGCCGTTCCTGATGCCGATCGAGGATGTTTTCTCGATTTCGGGTCGCGGTACGGTTGTGACGGGTCGCGTTGAGCGCGGCATCGTGAAGGTTGGCGAGGAAGTCGAGATCATCGGCATCCGCGACACGGTGAAGACGACGGTGACGGGCGTCGAGATGTTCCGCAAGCTTCTGGACCAGGGCCAGGCGGGCGACAATGTCGGCGTTCTGCTGCGTGGCACGAAGCGCGAGGATGTGGAGCGTGGGCAGGTTCTGTGCAAGCCGGGTTCGGTGAAGCCGCACAAGAAGTTCAAGGCCGAGGCCTACATCCTGACGAAGGAGGAGGGCGGTCGTCATACGCCGTTCTTCAACAACTATCGTCCGCAATTCTATTTCCGCACCACGGACGTGACGGGGATCGTGCAGCTTCCCGAGGGCACCGAGATGGTGATGCCGGGTGACAACGTGGCGATGGAAGTCGAGCTGATCGTGCCGATCGCCATGGAAGAAAAGCTGCGCTTCGCCATCCGCGAAGGCGGTCGCACCGTCGGCGCCGGCGTCGTCGCCGCCGTCCTGGATTGA
- the rplP gene encoding 50S ribosomal protein L16 has translation MLQPKKTKFRKQFKGRIKGVAKGGMDLNFGQYGLKALEPERVTARQIEAARRAITRFMKRQGRVWIRIFPDVPVSKKPTEVRMGKGKGSPEYWAARVKPGRIMFEIDGVNEEIAREALRLGGAKLPIRTRVVQRIAD, from the coding sequence ATGTTGCAACCGAAGAAGACGAAGTTCCGCAAGCAGTTCAAGGGGCGCATCAAGGGCGTCGCCAAGGGCGGCATGGATCTGAATTTTGGCCAGTACGGCCTCAAGGCTCTCGAGCCGGAGCGCGTCACGGCGCGGCAGATCGAGGCGGCTCGCCGCGCGATCACCCGCTTCATGAAGCGTCAGGGCCGGGTCTGGATCCGGATCTTTCCGGATGTCCCGGTTTCAAAGAAGCCGACCGAAGTCCGCATGGGTAAGGGCAAGGGTTCGCCTGAATATTGGGCGGCCCGCGTCAAGCCTGGTCGGATCATGTTCGAGATCGACGGTGTGAACGAGGAAATCGCACGCGAGGCGCTGCGCCTCGGCGGCGCGAAGCTTCCGATTCGCACGCGTGTCGTGCAGCGCATCGCCGATTGA
- the rpmC gene encoding 50S ribosomal protein L29, producing MKSKQRVSDLQAMTADQLQDELVSLKKEQFNLRFQRATGQLENTARVTQVRKDIARVKTFQRHKQTEAKA from the coding sequence ATGAAGTCCAAGCAGCGAGTGAGCGATCTGCAGGCGATGACCGCCGATCAGCTTCAGGACGAGCTGGTTTCGCTGAAGAAGGAGCAGTTCAATCTGCGCTTCCAGCGGGCTACGGGTCAGCTGGAGAACACGGCGCGCGTCACGCAGGTCCGCAAGGATATTGCGCGCGTCAAGACTTTTCAGCGCCACAAGCAGACTGAAGCAAAGGCGTAA
- the rpsC gene encoding 30S ribosomal protein S3: protein MGHKVNPIGLRLGINRTWDSRWFAPKGEYARLLHEDVAIREALRKQLKQAAVSRIVIERPHKKCRVTIHSARPGVVIGKKGADIEKLRRLVGRMTDGEVTINIVEVRKPEIDATLIAESIAQQLERRVAFRRAMKRAVQSAMRLGAEGIRINCAGRLGGAEIARIEWYREGRVPLHTLRADVDYGTATAFTTYGACGIKVWVFKGEILEHDPMAQDKRMNEEGGRSGGGRRDHAA from the coding sequence ATGGGTCACAAGGTCAACCCGATCGGCCTCAGGCTGGGTATCAACCGCACCTGGGATTCGCGCTGGTTCGCCCCCAAGGGTGAGTATGCCCGCCTGTTGCACGAAGACGTCGCCATCCGCGAAGCGCTGCGCAAGCAGCTCAAGCAGGCTGCGGTCTCGCGCATCGTGATCGAGCGTCCGCACAAGAAGTGCCGCGTCACCATCCATTCGGCGCGTCCGGGTGTGGTGATCGGCAAGAAGGGTGCGGATATCGAGAAGCTGCGCAGGCTCGTCGGTCGCATGACGGACGGCGAGGTCACGATCAACATCGTCGAGGTGCGCAAGCCGGAGATCGATGCCACCCTGATCGCGGAATCCATTGCGCAGCAGCTCGAGCGTCGCGTTGCCTTCCGGCGCGCCATGAAGCGGGCCGTTCAGTCGGCCATGCGTCTGGGCGCCGAGGGCATTCGCATCAACTGCGCGGGTCGTCTGGGGGGTGCGGAGATCGCGCGTATCGAATGGTATCGCGAGGGCCGCGTGCCGTTGCATACGCTGCGCGCCGATGTCGATTATGGTACGGCCACGGCGTTCACCACTTATGGCGCCTGCGGCATCAAGGTCTGGGTGTTCAAGGGCGAGATCCTGGAGCATGATCCCATGGCCCAGGACAAGCGCATGAATGAAGAGGGAGGTCGCTCCGGTGGCGGCCGTCGCGATCACGCGGCCTGA
- the rplX gene encoding 50S ribosomal protein L24 — MAAKLKKGDRVVVLAGRDKGKTGEIVKVIPAEGRALVRGVNQVKRHQRQTASQEAGIITKEAPLQISNLAYADPKDGKPTRVGFKVLEDGRKVRFAKRSGDLIDG; from the coding sequence ATGGCTGCGAAACTCAAGAAGGGCGACCGCGTCGTCGTTCTCGCTGGCCGCGACAAGGGCAAGACCGGTGAGATCGTCAAGGTCATTCCGGCCGAAGGGCGTGCGCTGGTGCGTGGCGTCAACCAGGTCAAGCGCCATCAGCGCCAGACCGCGTCGCAGGAAGCGGGGATCATCACCAAGGAAGCTCCGCTGCAGATCTCGAATCTGGCTTATGCCGATCCGAAGGACGGCAAGCCGACTCGGGTTGGTTTCAAGGTTTTGGAAGACGGGCGCAAGGTTCGTTTCGCCAAGCGTTCGGGGGATCTGATCGATGGCTGA